The Plasmodium berghei ANKA genome assembly, chromosome: 5 genomic sequence TGCACACTTTATCCAAAAAATGTGCTCTTTAAAatagtttatttttgataatatattcatacaATAAGATAAATCCCTACCCATCATTTTactaaaatttattttttttattacactTTCATATTGTTTgtatatatcttttatatcatttatgACAACCTTATCgcatttttcatattcaatcgatttattattttttttttttaatttatcatttatgttattaaatataCGACTAACATTTGATGAATATTCTCCTGTGTTATAATATCGGCAccatttttgatattttatttctgaTTTGACACCCAAACatttcttaaaatatatattaagaGAAAACATACTTATTCTATCATTTTCTgctgaatttttttttattcatattatttttacagTGTTTCGAAAAAGAGTTTATCAGTAAAACTATGTCTTTTATGAATAAactgtaaaaataaaaaatacacattaatactaaatattaatatatatatatatatatatatatatatatatatatatatatatatattattgaataaatgaaaatataggcttatatttcatatatactgatatatatataatatcacATATCTTATCCTAAGCTTAACCCCCATTtcaaataaacataaaattgGAAATATGTTATCTTCTACTCTTTTACcatttttgaatattatcatttaataaaatatatattttctatatgtatatatacctTAAGGGTAAACTCCTAATGATTCCTACATATATTCCCATAAGaaagtataatatttatataattcatgTTGTAAACTcatattgtattattttatatattttttatttttatacatatatcaATTATCACATAACTATTCTACATATATACTTtacattattaattatgtACCTTCTAacaacatatttttaatttgtagtgcattttatatttataccaaaaaattgtatacgTCAAACTATGTATACATGTATAAAATGCaacattataaatatttttttatataatattttatataaaaaaacattccTAAATTGAAATAGGGAAACACAAaccttttatatttatatgtgaAATATcctattatttatttttttttattactcCATAAATAAAGGATAATAACAAAtcgcatatatatatatatatataccagcaatcttcatattttattatgcaTACATAATATGTGTATACATTCCTTTATCGATTTGAAGTGCTAATTGAGATATTTTATAAgcaatttttaaaacactGCTTGCTGAAAAAACTTCatattcttattttttcttttttcaaactttttttatatggtAAAAGTTAtagtaatatttatttttttttttttatattttttttgaagcTTCACAAAATTTACATAGTATTATTCCCATTTTCATATGTGTACCgatattctttatatacCCAGTTataattctttatatatccAGTTACAATACTTTAGATACCTTAACAATTTTGcagttatttttttaatttgctTACTTACTCCCAATAATCCTCATTGTTACATGATTATGGAATatcatgtatatatgttcTGTATGAATATAGATATTATCAagatagaaaaaataaaaaaagaaataacaaaatattcaagtataaaaatataaaaaaataaataaaagggGCTAGCCAAAAAACgcgaaaaaaatacacagTTTGTACAGAATGGAAGATACAGCAGCTAAAATTATCGGATCCCACGATAGTCTCTTAACTGACCCAAGAATAGCTCAGGACTTCAGCGCAGAAACAGATGAACTATTAGCTAAGGCggaaaattatttcaaggtataaaactaaataaacaaatattttataacaactaaagtaatatatatgcatgagTTGTGGTGGTATATATACAACTTTTAACATCAATGACATTCCTTCATCTcattttcgtttttttcacacaaaataatacaCTTAAAATACACACTTGTATACATATTCGATTTTGTGATCCCATTTTATAGGTAGGAGATTTCGAACTAATTATAGAAGAACTCATATTActcgaaaaaaaatgtaggCAATCATACGATGGAATATCAACAAGTAAAATTTGCTGCtttattttaaacaaatacAAATTAATGGAAAACTACAAAAAAgtaaatgaatatttaatattttttaataaaaaaagaggacaattaaaaaggactataattgatataataaatttatgtaaATCGTGGATTGTtgatatacaaaataaggAAGAAAAactaaatttaataaacaCTTTATGTACAATTAGCGaaggaaaaatatttgttgaAGTAGAAAGATCAGAAATTATAAgaattttatcaaaaataaaagaagatGATGGTAATATTGAAGAAGCtgcaaatatattacaagATGTTCATGTTGAAACGTTTATATCTATGGACAAAAGAGATAAAACAGAATACATTTTAGAACAAATGAGGTTAGTACTTTTACGCAAAGATTTTATTAGATGCCATGTAATTAGCAGAAAAATTAATCCTACATTGTTAAATACAGATGAATTTGCTGATCTtaaattgaaatattttctttatatgaTTCAGTACTACATTAATGAAGAATCTTATTCAGATGTTGCTAACTGTTATGAACAAAGATTTAATACAGATTCTGTTCAAAATGATCCTAATTTGTGGATTGATGAattaaaatgttatattatttttttaatactatCTCCTTTTCAAGAACAACAAAccaaatttttaaatttaataaaattacaaaaaaaaaaattaaaagaaataccAACATATGAACAAATGGTTAACGATTTTATTAAACAAGATTTAATAGAATGgccattattatatgaacaGGAATTACAAtctttttacatttttaacgACTCTGTTTTTGTCGGAGGGGAAAATAGATGGCatctttttaaaaaaaaggttATGCATCATAATATACATGTTATTTCAACATGCTATAGTAAAATATCATTACAAAGATTAGCtcaattaataaattcaaCAAATGAAGAATcagaaaatttattattagagttggtttcaaataaaatgttagaTGCAAAAATTGATCGTTTATATGGGGTAATCAAATTTggacaaaaaaataatccaCAAACTTTGTTAAACAACTGGTCATCTCAAATACATCAAATCGTTGATATACTTGAGGAATCATCACatttaatacaaaaagaAAGAATGGTACATGAAGCAAAACTTAAACGAATGCAattggaaaataaaaaaatggctCTCTAGTTTTTGTATTAACCAACTACAAATTATTCCCACCTCATTATCGttctatattaatttaataaataaaaagctGCTCATATGATGAAGtgacaaaaattaaattatttattatttgtatggGACTATCCCTtttcttttcattttttttttaaattctgTATActatgaaataaataatatattatttccatcaatatattttagtCAAATATATGACACGGATATTGCACACgaatgtgtatatattcatagtatctcaatattaattttctaTGGATagtgaaaaaattatattcctttttttttctctgtGTTGTTTTGTAAATCATATTTTACATTACTTTTGTACCGAACCAAAGGGTGTACGGAATATATCGTGGGAACATCCTACTTGCAATAAACTGATCATTTACATaattctaaaaataatataataaatattgtaaaaattataaaaaattcctaaataaataaacattttgtaatcatattttttctcaatacataaaaaataactattcgtcattttttttttaaattactTCACCATAATACCATGTTTGGtgaataaacaaaataaccGGAATAAACCAACAAATGACCCATACAATTTCCAGGtatccatttttatatccCTTTCTATCAccatacataatatatgcaattaAAAGTCaccattttatatattttccttcgaataaattattttaaaatattttatatatcacaaaatatataagtggcattttttaaaggcaaatgtaaattatgatataaattttgCTGTAAAAAAGAAGCAAGCTGAAATCACAAAAGAGCAATAATACAATGACTACAAaggaaaaattataaaaaaaagaacaaaaaGGAATAAAAGAAGAGGCATAAATAGCTATTTTACAAACGCACAGacttataataatacaaagaTGCCTGAAACATGCAAAAGCAGAAATTTAAAACATTACGAAAATATCCCATACTATTGTTCATACTCCACATGTTAGtcaatatatgtatgtgtaataataaaaaaaataaaaacatattttatctaaacccaaataaaaatcataaaaaatctataaataacataaataaatattcaaaaagcCACATTGACAAGCATGATCACATATTGAGGtattattttccatatCCACATTATGATGGGCATTGTAATaacaaaagaaatattaaatgtgataatttgtttaactcaaaaaaaataaaaaatggttGTATTGGCGATTGTAgaaatagtaaaatatattacgACTGGCgtattacaaaaataaaggatatctctaaaaataaaaaaattaaaaatgtaaaccCCCATCTTGATTCTTTCAAAGACAAAGATAAAAACGTTACTGAAAAAATAGAGAAAAATAATCTCAAACACAAACAAATTCTAGAAAACATACAAAATAACTTAAATACAAATgtagaaaaacaaaaaacagAAAATATCAAATCCAACAAATTGGATGTAGATTTAAAAAGTGAAACAAATACTTCCAATAATAATATCTCGAAAAATGAagtagatatatatataacaaaatatgaaaaaaaaattttaaataacaaCAGTAGAATAATGAACTTAACGCCAAGTGTTgtacaaaataatacaaaaaaggAAGCAACAATTgatgatatattatatggaggttttttaaatatttataaaccTGTCAAATTATATTCTATGAAAGTatgtgaaaaaattaaaaaaatcttaaaaaactattttattaatataaataaaaataacattaaaataaaagtaggACATGGAGGAACATTGGATCCATTTGCAGAAGGGGTTTTAATGATAGGAATACAAAGGGGTACAAATGAATTGTCaaactttttaaaatgttataaacaatatttaGCAGTTTCTGTATTAGGGATAGAAACCGATACGTTGGATAGAGAGGGaagaataattaaaatgaaaGACATGAAAGGAATCAAAAAAGGAGATGATAGTATAACTGAATTGTTACAAAGTGATAAGGAATATGcagaaaatttaaaaagcGAACTATCTAAGAGTATAAACAAATTCATTGGCTGGATTGATCAAATACCACCTATTTATTCGTCCAAAAGAGTTAAAGGATTAagattatatgaatatgcacgaaaaaatatacctGTTAAAATCAAATCGAATAAAgttcatttaaaaaatataaaatatttaaaagaattagAACTTCCATTTTTTGATTTGCACATACATTGTTCAGGCGGAACATATATAAGAAGTCTAATACGAGACATTGCACATTCCATAAATCAATATGCTACtctaattaaattaattaggATAAAACAAAAGGAGCATTCCTACAAAAATTCTTTGCATTATGATGACATAAATATCGAAAATattaagaaatattttattaagtTATAAAGCTCtttattatgtattttccgcatttttttacctttaaaatttttacaCAAAAATTTACACAATTTTCACCAGATAAGCGATTTTTCGCGAATCCCTTCTCCTCATGTATACTTCGAAAgcatcattttatttattctattcataatattaataaaaataataattattaatattattattttattttgacaTATTACCTATACAAATAGTGATGCACATTTCCCAGCcttaattattaattttttttttaacctttaaaattatttaaataattgaTGGACCTTTTCGtcgcaaaaaaaaatttctaTGATTCCAATATCAAGATATACCTAATAGttatatgtgtataaatataattttacatatacatatatgtatatagatatatactTTACTAACTGTGTAAACGGTATAGTTTGGATGGTTCGCTACCCCTAATATATTCTATATGCAAAATTTGCATGTGATAATACAATAGAAAGGAGAAAAACATGGTGAAAATCCAGAAAAAGTTGAAAGGGTTTACAGatggaataaaaatattgggGACTTttcaaaatgataaatatgtaaatgatggaaatgaaaatgatgatataataaataatcctttatataaaaacattaaCGATCAAAGacaaacaaatattaatctcgattttaatattaaagaagaagttatacaaaaaaaaataaattacaaAGATCTTAATTTGTACTTAGATCAAAATGATACGTCCATTCTTTTAGTTATActtttatacaaaattttaatgaaaaaaccGCAAAATATTGTTGAGTATATTATTAACGAATTAAATGTTATACTTAAACAACATATATTGGTAAAggatgaaaatataaattctCAAATTAGTGATAATAATACTTATATGAAATTACCAAATTGTGAcgatattaataaaaatgaaaaagattCCTTAGACAAACAATACACAATTATAAATCCAAAACCAATggaattaataaataataaaacatttttaggAGATGATACATTGAGCttagaaaatttattaaatattgtaAATTTTACTAAAATTCAAAATTCTGATCAAATTTactttaataatttattaaaaatattaaaacaatttaaaaattttaaaaatgattgtatacttttaaatgaaaaaattaatccTAGTGATACTATACCCATGGATAAAGCTTTTCACTTAACTACTCTTTTTTACACTAATCATTTTTCGAACTCTTTCATTAACTAGTTATCTTtgcacacatatataaatcaacatcattttataatttatttttgtttatttcaaaatgtAGGAAACATAAAACTAGTTTTATTAACTTCCCAAATCCGTGTTTTAGTATAACTTTTCTAAATGTCTATATCTCGAAATATCATTCTTATctcattattttattatatgtttacattatatatatatatttttttttcctgtaattaattaaatatcgCTATTTGACCTGACCGGCAAGGTTTGTAAaacaatttataaaaataatacagttaaatatttataaataaacgataaatgaaaaaaaatgaaaaattgacaaaataacaataaaacacaaaaagttataaaaaataaaaataacaatgtACTTAAAAACAGTTTTCGAAAAATGCACACATTCTAAAATGGCAcatttatacaaattttgcgaataacaaaaaaaaataaacccCAAATCATGAATGAGGataaagttaaaaaaataaattaatcaATTGAATTATTCAGGATTAGGAGTCGTGTAAATCATCTAACTTTTTTGAAATTATACTTTTGTTTGTGGTTGAGGGTCTGGAGGCAAATGTTGCATTTCAAGcctaaaaaattaaaataaaatactcAAATCATAAttacataaaattataaaactGAGAAAATACACAACGAAGCTATTCtgatgaatataaaaaattaataactTGTTCGTAACTTACTTATTTAGAGAATCCACAGTGTTGCTTTCACTTCTTATGTTTCTCATTGTTGTTGAATTATGTTTTCTAGCGTAACTTCCTTTCTTCATTTGGGTTTTGTTTGTTAGGGTCAAATTTGGAGGCATCATGTaatttattcttttataCATCAATTCATCGTCAATTTCATACATGGAATTTATACCTCCAATGTTATAGCATTTTccaatattttcatatgaTAATGAACTTATTTTTGAAcaatttccattttttaaattgtcTTCATGCTCCTTTGAGTTATTAACTTGATCATaattaagaaatatatttgagcaatttttttcgattgttttttcatttttgaaaaaattatttataatagaATTGGTATTATTTCTGCTGTTATTATTGTTTCTACTTTTGtataattcattatttt encodes the following:
- a CDS encoding 26S proteasome regulatory subunit p55, putative produces the protein MEDTAAKIIGSHDSLLTDPRIAQDFSAETDELLAKAENYFKVGDFELIIEELILLEKKCRQSYDGISTSKICCFILNKYKLMENYKKVNEYLIFFNKKRGQLKRTIIDIINLCKSWIVDIQNKEEKLNLINTLCTISEGKIFVEVERSEIIRILSKIKEDDGNIEEAANILQDVHVETFISMDKRDKTEYILEQMRLVLLRKDFIRCHVISRKINPTLLNTDEFADLKLKYFLYMIQYYINEESYSDVANCYEQRFNTDSVQNDPNLWIDELKCYIIFLILSPFQEQQTKFLNLIKLQKKKLKEIPTYEQMVNDFIKQDLIEWPLLYEQELQSFYIFNDSVFVGGENRWHLFKKKVMHHNIHVISTCYSKISLQRLAQLINSTNEESENLLLELVSNKMLDAKIDRLYGVIKFGQKNNPQTLLNNWSSQIHQIVDILEESSHLIQKERMVHEAKLKRMQLENKKMAL
- a CDS encoding tRNA pseudouridine synthase, putative → MLVNICMCNNKKNKNIFYLNPNKNHKKSINNINKYSKSHIDKHDHILRYYFPYPHYDGHCNNKRNIKCDNLFNSKKIKNGCIGDCRNSKIYYDWRITKIKDISKNKKIKNVNPHLDSFKDKDKNVTEKIEKNNLKHKQILENIQNNLNTNVEKQKTENIKSNKLDVDLKSETNTSNNNISKNEVDIYITKYEKKILNNNSRIMNLTPSVVQNNTKKEATIDDILYGGFLNIYKPVKLYSMKVCEKIKKILKNYFININKNNIKIKVGHGGTLDPFAEGVLMIGIQRGTNELSNFLKCYKQYLAVSVLGIETDTLDREGRIIKMKDMKGIKKGDDSITELLQSDKEYAENLKSELSKSINKFIGWIDQIPPIYSSKRVKGLRLYEYARKNIPVKIKSNKVHLKNIKYLKELELPFFDLHIHCSGGTYIRSLIRDIAHSINQYATLIKLIRIKQKEHSYKNSLHYDDINIENIKKYFIKL